The following proteins are co-located in the Acropora palmata chromosome 11, jaAcrPala1.3, whole genome shotgun sequence genome:
- the LOC141896634 gene encoding uncharacterized protein LOC141896634 — protein MPPKIKPKELKVLKREIKRAKLFEVQRHVRRIKQLKERKGCDAKLKANYKKVERFLKELEFLKDADVGEIIGIVTKEYRQNGVGQVEDEPVDSIDYKKRALDRIINSKTLQKFLQERETTNIKQRSAVGRKLNKPFKKKGETRDVYGIREDTGEKGMEKKQKSIERALSNAIREREESKLPGECERESLSDTEHPNFEAEETSGNNNMLGHDSLLKQDFGGDDFSISSEFSGDEFQDESSDMCSLPKQKSFESCFVGSMSRLKGRKAAKLKKRQFEKKGIFKQRKGTTNRPGQRTRQMMWKNIHGSDAKHLQKKRQKEVNTKGRIKIVKQEKKAKTYPVPNKDENIVEKPLHPSWEAMKKKRSKETLNVEFKGKKIKFDDSE, from the coding sequence ATGCCACCGAAAATTAAACCAAAGGAGTTAAAAGTCTTGAAACGCGAAATAAAGCGTGCGAAACTGTTCGAAGTACAACGCCATGTCCGCAGAATCAAACAGCTGAAGGAGAGGAAGGGCTGTGATGCTAAGTTGAAAGCGAACTACAAAAAGGTAGAAAGATTTTTAAAGGAGCTGGAGTTTCTTAAGGACGCCGATGTGGGGGAAATTATAGGCATTGTTACAAAAGAATATCGGCAAAATGGTGTTGGACAAGTGGAAGACGAGCCAGTGGACTCTATCGATTATAAAAAGCGAGCTTTAGATAGAATAATCAACTCAAAAACGCTTCAAAAATTTCTGCAGGAAAGAGAAACGACTAATATCAAACAACGCAGTGCTGTTGGAAGAAAGTTGAACAAGCCATTCAAGAAAAAAGGTGAAACAAGAGATGTTTACGGTATTAGAGAAGATACAGGAGAAAAAGGGAtggaaaagaaacagaaatcaATTGAAAGAGCATTAAGCAATGCAAtcagagaaagagaagaatcTAAATTACCAGGAGAGTGTGAAAGGGAGAGCTTGAGTGACACAGAGCATCCAAACTTTGAGGCAGAAGAAACATCAGGGAATAATAACATGCTTGGTCATGACTCATTGTTGAAGCAAGATTTTGGAGGTGATGATTTCTCGATAAGTTCCGAATTTAGTGGAGATGAATTTCAAGATGAGAGCAGTGATATGTGCTCTTTGCCAAAGCAAAAAAGTTTCGAATCGTGTTTTGTTGGAAGTATGTCTAGACTGAAGGGAAGAAAGGCTGCAAAGCTCAAAAAGAGGCAGTTTGAGAAAAAAGGGATTTTCAAGCAGAGAAAAGGAACGACGAATCGCCCTGGACAGCGAACAAGGCAAATGATGTGGAAAAACATTCATGGGAGTGATGCAAAAcatttacaaaagaaaaggcagaAAGAAGTGAATACAAAAGGAAGAATTAAAATAGTGAAACAGGAAAAGAAGGCTAAAACTTATCCTGTCCCCAATAAGGACGAAAATATTGTGGAGAAACCTTTACATCCATCCTGGGAAGCCATGAAAAAGAAGAGGTCAAAAGAAACGCTGAATGTTGAGTTTAAAgggaagaaaatcaaatttgaTGATTCAGAATGA